One stretch of Roseovarius mucosus DNA includes these proteins:
- a CDS encoding DUF2125 domain-containing protein, producing MSYMRTLAASTSVLCLSATAGFADLTAAEVWQDWQSYLESNGYTVTAQTAQAGDTLTIRDLAMRLAVPEEGGTVELRMGEMQLVEQGDGSVAVILPEVMPIAMDLKDETGEQVAITMQVAQKGMEMVVTGDPSAMTYDYAAQEVAMTLNDIVTSENTVEIGLAEIRMTDMEGQHQSALDGGMRAVTQELTAGPVVYEIDFTDTEEGGRAEIQGTMARLSMTGDGDMVDGVDTTDMAAALRAGFRVDSLIDYEEGNTAYTLTSEDGVVEGTQSSQGGQLRVGMGPDGLLYGGEGRDVRMALEGSAMPFPVTAEMARMGFNLLMPVSKSDETQDFALGLEFGGFTMADSLWAMFDPAAQLPRDPATINVDLSGKGRLFFDLLDPEQMTKLEESDEVPGEVESLVLNDLTVELAGAKLTGAGAFTFDQSDLTSFDGVPAPEGAIDLRLVGGNGLLDTLIGMGFVAEDQAMMVRMMAGMFARTGAGEDELTSRIEVTEDGQVLANGQRLK from the coding sequence ATGTCCTATATGCGCACGCTTGCCGCTTCTACCTCTGTTCTTTGCCTGTCGGCGACAGCTGGATTTGCTGATCTAACCGCCGCCGAGGTCTGGCAGGATTGGCAGAGCTATCTGGAAAGCAATGGCTATACCGTGACGGCCCAGACCGCGCAGGCGGGCGACACGCTGACGATCCGCGATCTGGCGATGCGGTTGGCCGTCCCCGAAGAGGGCGGCACGGTCGAGCTGCGCATGGGAGAGATGCAACTGGTCGAGCAAGGCGACGGATCGGTGGCCGTGATCCTGCCCGAGGTCATGCCGATTGCGATGGACCTCAAGGACGAGACCGGCGAGCAGGTGGCGATCACGATGCAGGTTGCGCAAAAAGGCATGGAAATGGTCGTGACGGGGGACCCAAGCGCCATGACCTATGACTATGCGGCGCAAGAGGTGGCGATGACGCTGAACGATATTGTCACGAGCGAGAACACAGTTGAAATTGGTTTGGCCGAAATTCGCATGACCGATATGGAAGGTCAGCATCAGAGCGCGCTTGATGGTGGCATGCGCGCCGTCACACAAGAGCTGACGGCTGGTCCGGTGGTCTATGAGATTGATTTCACCGACACCGAGGAAGGTGGGCGCGCCGAAATTCAAGGCACGATGGCGCGGCTGAGCATGACCGGGGATGGCGATATGGTCGATGGCGTTGACACCACCGACATGGCGGCGGCCTTGCGCGCCGGGTTTCGGGTGGACAGCCTAATCGACTATGAAGAGGGGAACACGGCCTACACGCTGACCAGTGAGGACGGGGTTGTCGAGGGAACGCAAAGTTCGCAAGGCGGTCAGCTGCGCGTGGGTATGGGGCCGGACGGCTTGCTCTATGGCGGCGAGGGGCGCGACGTGCGCATGGCCTTGGAGGGCAGCGCGATGCCATTTCCGGTGACGGCCGAAATGGCGCGGATGGGGTTCAACCTATTGATGCCTGTGTCCAAGAGCGACGAAACGCAAGATTTCGCCTTGGGGCTGGAATTCGGCGGGTTTACCATGGCCGACTCGCTTTGGGCGATGTTCGATCCGGCTGCGCAGCTGCCGCGCGATCCCGCGACGATCAATGTCGACCTGTCGGGTAAGGGCCGGCTCTTTTTCGATCTGCTGGACCCGGAACAGATGACCAAGCTTGAGGAAAGCGACGAGGTGCCAGGCGAGGTTGAAAGCCTTGTTCTGAATGACCTGACGGTGGAGCTTGCGGGTGCCAAGCTGACCGGGGCAGGGGCGTTTACCTTTGATCAGTCGGACTTGACCAGCTTTGACGGGGTGCCCGCACCGGAAGGCGCGATTGATCTGCGTCTGGTCGGGGGCAATGGTCTGCTGGATACGCTGATCGGCATGGGTTTTGTGGCCGAGGATCAGGCGATGATGGTGCGGATGATGGCCGGCATGTTTGCGCGCACGGGGGCGGGCGAGGATGAGCTGACCTCGCGCATCGAAGTGACCGAGGACGGGCAGGTTCTGGCCAACGGTCAGCGTCTGAAATAA